In Desulfovibrio sp., the genomic window CGCTGCGCGTACCCGGCATGCTCAAGCTGGCCCTGTGCACGGCCTACGGCGCGCTTATGCGCACCGAAAGCCGCGGTGCGCATGCCCGCGAAGACTACCCCGAACGCAACGATAAGGAATGGCTCAACCGTACCCTGGCCTACTGGAAGGAGGGCGACACCCTGCCCACCCTCAAGTACGAACCGGCAACGCCCTTCTACATTCTGCCCCCCGGTGACCGTGGATATGGCGGCGGCAAAATCATCCAGGCCGACATCAGCTCTGAAAAAATAGTGCCGTACGCGCAACAGGGGTAAGGAGAGCCACATGGGACGCAATCTGACATTCGAGATATTCCGCTATAATCCGCTGGACCCGCTCTCGCAGCCCCATATGCAGACCTTCCAGCTTGAAGAGCACAACAGCATGACGCTGTTTATCGCCCTCAACATGATTCGCGAAACGCAGGACGCCTCGCTGCAGTTTGACTTTTGCTGCCGCGCCGGTATCTGCGGTTCGTGCGGCATGGTCATCAACGGCCGCCCCGGCCTTGCCTGCCATACGCAGACAAGCGACCTGCCGAGCCACATCACCCTGCATCCGCTGCCGGTGTTCAAGCTTCTTGGTGACCTGTCGGTAGATACGGGCACATGGTTTCGCAATGTGGGAACCAAGATCGAATCGTGGATTCACACCACCAAGGAATTCGACCCCACCGCGCAGGAAGACCGCATGAGCAACGATCTGGCCACCCAGATTTTCGAGCTCGACCGCTGCATTGAATGCGGCTGCTGCGTGGCAGCCTGCGGCACGGCCCGCATGCGCGAAGACTTTATTGGCGCTACCGCCATCAACCGCATGGCGCGCTTCTACATTGACCCGCGCGACAACCGCACGCCCGCTGACTACTATGAGCTTATCGGCGACGACAACGGCGTGTTTGGCTGCATGGGCCTGCTTGCCTGCGACAACGTGTGCCCCAAGCAGTTGCCCCTCCAGGACCAGCTGGGCATCATGCGCCGCATGGTAACCATGGAGTCCGTGCGTGGCATTTTGCCTGAATTTATCAGAAACAAAATGCAGGGTTGCGGCTGCGGCTGCTCCAAGTAGACATACGCCAGCCTGCTCCACA contains:
- a CDS encoding fumarate reductase iron-sulfur subunit, which encodes MGRNLTFEIFRYNPLDPLSQPHMQTFQLEEHNSMTLFIALNMIRETQDASLQFDFCCRAGICGSCGMVINGRPGLACHTQTSDLPSHITLHPLPVFKLLGDLSVDTGTWFRNVGTKIESWIHTTKEFDPTAQEDRMSNDLATQIFELDRCIECGCCVAACGTARMREDFIGATAINRMARFYIDPRDNRTPADYYELIGDDNGVFGCMGLLACDNVCPKQLPLQDQLGIMRRMVTMESVRGILPEFIRNKMQGCGCGCSK